In the genome of Porphyrobacter sp. ULC335, one region contains:
- a CDS encoding mannose-1-phosphate guanylyltransferase, with product MSVIHPVILCGGSGTRLWPVSRKAVPKPFLPLVSEETLFQQAVRRVAGDGGFAPPMVVAGAAHADLIMAQWGDTPGARLVIEPAAKNTAPAIALAAALLPEDAVMLVCPSDHHIADTDAFRAAAYAAAALAREDYLVSFGIAADRPETGYGYLRRGEPLPGGYAIREFVEKPDLARAEAYLASGEYSWNGGIFAFRAGHLLAELAAHRPEMARLVAEAVAGGSTEGACFHPAPGPFAAIDGDSIDYAVMENTARAAMVPADMGWSDIGNWAALADALAGEADGAGNVARGAADLAGCSGVFAMTDGPRISAVGLSDICIIVANGEVLVTTRDGAQAVGKLPGALNQ from the coding sequence GTGTCAGTGATACATCCGGTCATCCTGTGCGGGGGCAGCGGCACGCGGCTCTGGCCGGTCAGCCGCAAGGCTGTTCCCAAGCCGTTCCTGCCGCTGGTGAGCGAAGAGACGCTGTTTCAGCAGGCCGTGCGCCGGGTGGCAGGCGATGGCGGCTTTGCCCCGCCGATGGTGGTGGCAGGCGCGGCCCATGCCGATCTCATCATGGCGCAGTGGGGCGATACGCCCGGCGCGCGGCTGGTGATCGAACCGGCAGCCAAGAACACCGCCCCCGCCATCGCGCTCGCCGCCGCCTTGCTGCCCGAGGACGCGGTGATGCTGGTCTGCCCGAGCGACCACCACATTGCGGACACCGATGCCTTCCGCGCCGCCGCGTATGCCGCCGCGGCGCTGGCGCGCGAGGATTACCTCGTCAGCTTCGGCATCGCGGCTGACCGGCCCGAGACCGGCTATGGCTACCTGCGGCGCGGCGAGCCCCTGCCGGGCGGCTATGCGATCCGCGAATTCGTTGAAAAGCCCGATCTGGCGCGCGCCGAGGCGTACCTCGCCAGCGGCGAATACAGTTGGAACGGCGGGATCTTCGCCTTCCGCGCCGGGCACCTGCTCGCCGAACTCGCCGCCCACCGGCCAGAGATGGCGCGGCTGGTGGCCGAAGCGGTGGCAGGCGGCAGCACCGAGGGCGCCTGCTTCCACCCCGCACCCGGTCCCTTCGCCGCGATTGACGGGGACTCGATCGATTACGCGGTGATGGAGAACACCGCCCGCGCCGCGATGGTCCCGGCCGACATGGGCTGGTCCGACATCGGCAACTGGGCCGCGCTCGCCGATGCGCTCGCGGGTGAGGCGGACGGCGCGGGCAATGTGGCGCGCGGTGCTGCCGACCTCGCCGGGTGCAGCGGCGTATTCGCCATGACCGATGGCCCGCGCATTTCGGCGGTGGGGCTCTCCGATATCTGCATCATCGTCGCCAATGGCGAGGTGCTGGTCACCACCCGCGACGGCGCGCAGGCTGTCGGCAAGCTGCCGGGAGCGCTGAACCAGTGA
- a CDS encoding class I mannose-6-phosphate isomerase, translated as MARQLPTRMVDKVWGRDVLPAPFAAPPGERIGEIWFEPPPEVPQVLVKYLFTSEKLSVQVHPSDATALPGEAGKEECWLVLDAEPDARLAIGFEREVTPAEIEAAAKDGTIETLLTWHPAQPGDLFYLPAGTVHAIGPGLSLVEVQQTSDTTFRLYDYGRPRELHLERALAVAEGTPYAAQHRRTIADGPVLVDGPHFRLDRVEGAPDAATMAAYPGALLVLPLAGEVAAKDGSARAGAGECLVAHGLGTLDFSGAGVTLLTRSA; from the coding sequence ATGGCGCGTCAGCTCCCGACGCGGATGGTCGACAAGGTGTGGGGCCGCGATGTGCTGCCCGCGCCCTTCGCCGCGCCGCCGGGAGAGCGGATCGGCGAGATCTGGTTCGAACCTCCACCCGAAGTGCCGCAGGTGCTGGTCAAATACCTGTTCACCTCGGAGAAGCTGTCGGTGCAGGTCCACCCGTCGGACGCGACGGCGTTGCCCGGCGAGGCGGGCAAGGAAGAATGCTGGCTGGTGCTGGATGCCGAGCCTGACGCACGGCTGGCGATCGGGTTCGAGCGGGAGGTGACACCTGCCGAGATCGAAGCGGCAGCAAAGGACGGCACGATCGAGACGCTGCTGACCTGGCATCCCGCGCAGCCCGGCGATCTGTTCTACCTGCCCGCAGGCACTGTTCACGCGATCGGCCCCGGCCTGTCGCTGGTCGAGGTGCAGCAGACCTCGGACACCACCTTCCGCCTCTACGATTATGGCCGCCCGCGCGAGCTTCATCTCGAACGCGCGCTGGCTGTGGCCGAGGGCACGCCCTACGCCGCACAGCATCGCCGCACGATTGCCGATGGCCCGGTGCTGGTCGATGGTCCGCATTTCCGGCTCGACCGGGTAGAGGGCGCGCCTGACGCGGCGACCATGGCGGCCTATCCGGGCGCGCTGCTGGTGCTGCCGCTGGCGGGAGAGGTGGCCGCAAAGGATGGATCGGCGCGCGCGGGGGCAGGGGAGTGCCTTGTGGCTCATGGCCTCGGCACCCTCGATTTCAGCGGCGCGGGTGTGACCTTGCTGACGCGTTCGGCCTGA
- a CDS encoding HWE histidine kinase domain-containing protein has protein sequence MNLHQRNDTLTECDREAIHHIAAVQDFGGLIAADQHGRVAHISANVAEFLGLENLPATGTPLADIIAPGAFETLTNALANLAGIDTLERRFGVDLTGKGQLFDCAVHISCGLSVIEFEPHARNDFADHVSMIVPVVAQLERAGTVTALCDTAARLVRQMTGYDRVMIYRFHPDDSGEVIAEDRDEALEPFKGLRYPAADIPQQARELFRRNRFRIIADMDSDAVPIIPATGPEDTPLDLSMSMLRSHSKMHLAYMRNMGVGASLAIAIVRHDRLWGMISCHHREARLPPYSLRTVAELLSQTFSLMLDRILVAQAEALRERARQLNDRLLLRLAGGVTLADSLPMIEELLHGTIQHDGISLFADGEYRASGDAPAEAEFRAIAPLLASTLGGATHSTTRLADQIKDAACFTQRAAGALVLPLSRGTRDALVLWRRPLERVITWAGDPAKAAAAPGELLQPRASFAAWQETVRGHSAEWSADECEIAARLRRTLIEVILRMSEDLTRERARAAEQQDLLIAELNHRVRNILGLIRALVSQSQAEALSVPGFAAIIGGRIAALAAAHDNITAKNWGPASLAQLIAAELAPYGGAERARFRLSGDDVLVTPEAYTILALVVHELATNSAKYGSLSARAGTIEVSLARTAFGDLALRWREAGGPPVTAPTRHGFGSTIITRSIPHDLQGEADVRYKLTGVEADFLVPARYLALPEAGASSIPPRPREPLRDPASPSGAHPARVLVVEDSIIIALDTEENLKRLGVAEVRLESSVTGALAAIAESHWEFAIIDFNLGGESSEPIADALRAAGVRFVLATGYAEAAGGFERMGAEAVLRKPYGMTEIERLLVEA, from the coding sequence ATGAACCTCCACCAGCGCAACGACACGCTCACCGAATGCGACCGCGAGGCGATCCACCATATCGCTGCCGTGCAGGACTTCGGCGGATTGATCGCGGCGGACCAGCACGGCCGGGTGGCGCACATCTCGGCCAATGTCGCCGAATTTCTCGGGCTGGAAAACCTCCCCGCGACCGGAACGCCGTTAGCGGACATCATCGCGCCCGGCGCATTTGAGACCCTCACCAACGCGCTCGCCAACCTTGCCGGTATCGACACGCTGGAACGCCGCTTTGGCGTTGATTTGACAGGCAAAGGTCAACTGTTCGACTGCGCGGTGCATATCAGTTGCGGGCTCTCTGTGATCGAGTTCGAACCCCACGCCCGCAATGATTTTGCCGATCATGTCAGCATGATCGTTCCGGTCGTCGCCCAGCTCGAACGGGCCGGAACCGTCACCGCACTGTGCGACACGGCCGCGCGGTTGGTGCGGCAGATGACCGGCTATGACCGGGTGATGATCTACCGCTTCCACCCGGACGACAGCGGGGAGGTGATCGCTGAAGACCGCGACGAGGCTCTCGAACCGTTCAAGGGCCTGCGCTACCCCGCCGCCGATATCCCGCAACAGGCCCGCGAACTGTTCCGCCGCAACCGCTTCCGCATCATCGCCGACATGGATTCGGACGCCGTGCCGATCATCCCTGCCACCGGGCCGGAGGACACCCCGCTCGACCTGTCGATGTCGATGCTGCGTTCGCACTCGAAGATGCACCTCGCCTATATGCGCAACATGGGCGTGGGCGCGTCGCTGGCGATTGCGATCGTGCGGCACGACCGGCTGTGGGGGATGATCTCCTGCCACCACCGCGAAGCCCGCCTGCCGCCCTACTCGCTGCGCACCGTGGCCGAACTGCTCAGCCAGACCTTCTCGCTGATGCTTGATCGCATTCTGGTGGCGCAGGCCGAAGCCTTGCGCGAACGGGCGCGGCAGTTGAACGACCGGCTGCTGCTGCGCCTCGCCGGGGGTGTGACCCTGGCGGACAGTCTGCCGATGATCGAGGAGCTGCTGCACGGCACGATCCAGCATGACGGCATATCGCTCTTCGCCGATGGCGAATACCGCGCCAGCGGCGATGCGCCCGCAGAGGCGGAGTTCCGCGCCATCGCGCCGCTGCTCGCCAGCACGCTGGGCGGGGCGACCCATTCGACCACGCGGCTGGCCGACCAGATCAAAGATGCCGCCTGTTTCACCCAACGTGCGGCGGGCGCTCTGGTGCTGCCCCTGTCGCGCGGTACCCGCGATGCGCTGGTGCTGTGGCGCCGTCCGCTGGAACGGGTCATCACCTGGGCAGGCGATCCGGCGAAGGCGGCCGCAGCGCCGGGCGAACTGCTCCAGCCGCGCGCCAGCTTTGCAGCGTGGCAGGAGACCGTGCGCGGCCACAGTGCCGAATGGAGCGCCGACGAATGCGAGATCGCCGCGCGCCTGCGCCGCACGCTGATCGAGGTGATCCTGCGCATGAGCGAGGATCTGACCCGCGAACGTGCCCGCGCGGCCGAACAGCAGGACCTGCTGATCGCCGAGCTCAACCACCGGGTGCGCAATATCCTCGGGCTGATCCGCGCGCTGGTATCGCAATCGCAGGCCGAGGCGCTGAGCGTTCCCGGCTTTGCCGCGATCATCGGCGGGCGAATTGCCGCACTGGCGGCGGCGCATGACAATATCACCGCCAAGAACTGGGGCCCGGCAAGCCTCGCCCAGCTGATCGCAGCGGAACTCGCCCCCTATGGCGGCGCGGAGCGCGCGCGCTTCCGGCTGAGCGGCGATGATGTGCTGGTCACGCCCGAGGCCTACACCATCCTTGCGTTGGTGGTGCACGAACTTGCCACCAACAGCGCCAAATATGGCAGCCTTTCGGCCCGCGCCGGAACCATCGAGGTGAGCCTTGCGCGCACCGCTTTCGGCGATCTTGCGCTGCGCTGGCGCGAGGCGGGCGGCCCGCCGGTCACCGCGCCGACCCGCCACGGCTTCGGATCGACGATCATCACCCGCTCGATCCCCCACGACCTTCAGGGCGAGGCGGACGTGCGCTACAAGCTGACGGGGGTGGAGGCCGATTTCCTCGTGCCGGCGCGCTATCTCGCTCTCCCCGAAGCGGGCGCAAGCAGCATCCCCCCGCGCCCGCGCGAGCCGCTGCGCGATCCGGCCAGCCCATCGGGCGCCCATCCGGCGCGGGTGCTGGTGGTGGAGGACAGCATCATCATCGCGCTCGACACCGAAGAGAACCTGAAACGCCTTGGCGTGGCCGAGGTGCGGCTGGAAAGTTCGGTCACCGGCGCGCTCGCCGCGATTGCCGAGAGCCACTGGGAATTCGCGATCATCGACTTCAATCTCGGCGGCGAATCCTCCGAACCGATTGCCGATGCCCTGCGTGCAGCGGGCGTGCGCTTCGTGCTGGCCACGGGCTACGCCGAAGCGGCGGGCGGGTTCGAGCGGATGGGCGCGGAAGCGGTGCTGCGCAAACCCTATGGCATGACCGAGATCGAGCGGCTGCTGGTCGAGGCGTAA
- a CDS encoding biliverdin-producing heme oxygenase, with protein MAPVRDMAKVEPGESLRAGLRAATMAAHDLLDHAMQAASGWQTRADYARFLALQHAARVPLEAWLLANAPADLVPPAQTPLLARDLAALGVALPPSSPPFDPLQTLSKPPSAGAFHVKHACVGAAWVLAGSALGNKAIAKQVARIGGGEWPVAFLGDDMMMAFWQGLRARIERPAAPEEAEGATRAAEAVFAHFLAIAEHGEVAGSAAENLPA; from the coding sequence ATGGCGCCGGTCAGGGACATGGCAAAGGTAGAGCCGGGCGAAAGCCTGCGCGCAGGCCTGCGGGCTGCGACGATGGCCGCGCATGATCTGCTCGATCACGCAATGCAGGCCGCCAGCGGATGGCAGACCCGCGCCGATTATGCCCGCTTCCTCGCGCTGCAACACGCCGCGCGTGTGCCACTGGAAGCATGGCTGCTAGCCAATGCGCCTGCCGATCTCGTCCCGCCAGCGCAGACCCCGCTGCTTGCCCGCGATCTGGCGGCGCTTGGTGTGGCCTTGCCCCCCTCCAGCCCCCCCTTTGACCCCCTCCAGACCCTGTCCAAACCCCCGTCGGCAGGGGCGTTTCACGTGAAACATGCCTGTGTGGGGGCGGCATGGGTGCTGGCCGGATCGGCGCTCGGCAACAAGGCGATTGCCAAGCAGGTGGCGCGGATCGGCGGCGGCGAATGGCCGGTCGCCTTCCTTGGCGACGATATGATGATGGCGTTCTGGCAAGGCCTGCGCGCCCGGATCGAACGTCCCGCCGCGCCGGAGGAGGCAGAAGGCGCAACCCGCGCGGCAGAGGCCGTTTTCGCCCATTTCCTTGCCATCGCGGAACATGGCGAAGTGGCTGGAAGTGCTGCGGAAAATCTGCCCGCATGA
- a CDS encoding polyhydroxyalkanoic acid system family protein, with protein sequence MRVTLPHTLGKEEVRRRMHKHADEIGNFFPAGLAKVTTGWPNEDRMNITAEVMGQAIPGGVEIREDEVVIEMDLPLLLSVMKGPLEAAVKKEAGRLLAP encoded by the coding sequence ATGCGCGTGACCCTTCCCCACACCCTCGGCAAAGAGGAAGTGCGCCGCCGCATGCACAAGCACGCGGACGAGATCGGTAACTTCTTTCCGGCAGGACTCGCCAAGGTGACGACGGGCTGGCCGAACGAGGACCGCATGAACATCACCGCCGAAGTCATGGGTCAGGCGATCCCCGGCGGCGTGGAAATCCGCGAGGACGAGGTGGTGATCGAAATGGACCTGCCGCTGCTGCTCAGCGTGATGAAGGGCCCGCTGGAAGCTGCGGTGAAGAAAGAAGCCGGACGGCTGCTTGCTCCCTGA
- a CDS encoding toxic anion resistance protein, with the protein MSTETQTATATPFSLTPPDPVPQVAPEQAAGLVPVTTEQKSKLDSKVDAFVNDLVVADANSPAFGEKVDQITRMGQEQIRAAAAMSNRFLDRPVRAMDADGSVGNDLAELRRTVEDLDPGRQGKLSGPRKILGIIPFGNKIKNYFDSYTSAQGHIVAILQRLESGKKELHLDNAAIDTERQKLWAAMGELEQMIHIAKTLDARLEAKALELDSSDPSKAKALRESALFYVRQRTQDLLTQMAVSVQGYLALDLVKKNNVELVKGVDRASTTTVGALRTAVTVAQAMTNQRLVLGQITALNKTTSDIIDSTSTLLREQTAQIHEQAASSTIPLETLQRAFQNIYDTMDEVDAFKVRALDSMKQTVNVLTSEVEKSKGYIARAEGQAQAQSKVAASEPSLLSLDR; encoded by the coding sequence ATGAGCACCGAAACGCAGACGGCAACCGCCACCCCCTTCTCGCTGACCCCGCCCGATCCGGTGCCGCAGGTCGCGCCCGAACAGGCGGCAGGGTTGGTGCCGGTCACCACCGAACAGAAGTCGAAGCTCGACAGCAAGGTCGATGCCTTCGTCAATGATCTGGTGGTCGCCGATGCCAACTCGCCCGCATTCGGCGAGAAGGTCGACCAGATCACCCGCATGGGTCAGGAACAGATCCGCGCCGCTGCCGCGATGTCCAACCGCTTCCTCGACCGCCCGGTGCGCGCGATGGATGCCGATGGGTCGGTGGGCAATGATCTGGCCGAACTGCGCCGCACGGTCGAAGACCTCGATCCGGGCCGGCAGGGCAAGCTTTCGGGGCCGCGCAAGATCCTCGGGATCATTCCTTTCGGTAACAAGATCAAGAACTACTTCGATAGCTACACCTCGGCGCAGGGGCATATCGTGGCGATCCTTCAGCGGCTGGAAAGCGGCAAGAAGGAGTTGCATCTCGATAACGCCGCCATCGATACCGAACGCCAGAAGCTGTGGGCCGCGATGGGCGAGCTGGAGCAGATGATCCACATCGCCAAGACGCTCGACGCGCGGCTGGAGGCCAAGGCGCTGGAGCTGGACAGCTCCGATCCGTCCAAGGCCAAGGCGCTGCGCGAATCCGCGCTGTTCTATGTCCGCCAGCGCACGCAGGACCTGCTGACGCAGATGGCGGTGAGCGTGCAGGGCTACCTCGCGCTCGATCTGGTCAAGAAGAACAATGTCGAACTGGTCAAGGGCGTCGACCGTGCCAGCACCACCACCGTCGGCGCGCTGCGCACCGCGGTGACTGTGGCGCAGGCGATGACCAACCAGCGCCTCGTGCTCGGCCAGATCACCGCATTGAACAAGACCACCAGCGACATCATCGATTCGACCAGCACGTTGCTGCGCGAACAGACCGCGCAGATCCACGAGCAGGCGGCGTCCAGCACGATCCCGCTCGAAACGCTGCAGCGCGCCTTCCAGAACATCTATGACACGATGGACGAGGTCGACGCCTTCAAGGTGCGCGCGCTGGATTCGATGAAGCAGACGGTGAACGTGCTGACCAGCGAGGTCGAGAAGTCCAAGGGCTATATCGCCCGGGCAGAAGGCCAGGCGCAGGCGCAATCCAAGGTCGCGGCGAGTGAGCCTTCGCTGCTGTCGCTGGATCGCTGA
- a CDS encoding phytanoyl-CoA dioxygenase family protein has product MTELEVSSDTSVFEVPAVLDEHGRLADHCVRKALTMMDAHGLVVLTGLLSDAEADAGLELMRETIDNPDRSKCSFASETDNRYKRRDFCSLPSTPPVKSFAATLCQRLEGVLSEYCGRSRPLLEVATFTSYIGSSHQYIHRDPSGVISLFAAVEDVSEQQGGTVFVPGTHLYGGVGNTHDGQAEELMALFRLSCNYRIFLHNFRKLWRMRKGAQPPLAPGEFTDRVFSRSWDQHQPNVLRFMLGKNAQFSIAMLGPRTLWKLHRHRAELRRLFHLVQTAPRKGSVILYRSDLLHAGPDNRSPAPRRFFGMSIARDVIEHKYWHDGYSPHPTLTAQPLCFGDLLDFPGLPASSAAPSRRVAGLAD; this is encoded by the coding sequence ATGACTGAACTCGAGGTTTCCAGCGACACGTCCGTGTTCGAAGTGCCAGCCGTTCTGGATGAACACGGCAGGCTTGCCGATCACTGCGTCCGCAAAGCCCTGACGATGATGGATGCCCACGGACTGGTTGTCCTGACAGGCCTCCTGTCGGACGCCGAAGCCGATGCCGGTCTGGAGCTGATGCGCGAGACGATCGACAATCCCGATCGCAGCAAGTGCTCTTTCGCGAGCGAGACCGATAATCGCTACAAGCGTCGCGACTTCTGCTCGCTGCCTTCGACGCCGCCCGTAAAGAGCTTTGCGGCGACCTTGTGCCAGCGGCTTGAAGGCGTGCTGTCCGAATATTGCGGCCGGTCGCGCCCGCTTCTCGAAGTCGCCACCTTCACCAGCTACATTGGGTCATCGCATCAATATATCCACCGCGACCCCAGCGGCGTGATCAGCCTTTTTGCTGCCGTGGAAGATGTCTCGGAACAGCAAGGCGGCACCGTGTTCGTTCCGGGTACGCACCTCTATGGCGGGGTCGGCAACACGCATGACGGCCAGGCCGAGGAACTGATGGCGCTGTTCCGCCTGAGCTGCAATTACCGCATTTTCCTGCACAATTTCAGGAAACTGTGGCGCATGCGCAAGGGCGCGCAGCCGCCCTTGGCCCCCGGTGAATTCACCGATCGCGTGTTCTCGCGCAGCTGGGATCAGCACCAGCCAAACGTGCTGCGCTTCATGCTGGGAAAGAACGCCCAGTTCAGCATCGCCATGCTCGGCCCCCGCACCTTGTGGAAGCTCCATCGCCACCGTGCGGAACTGCGCAGGCTGTTCCATCTGGTGCAGACAGCGCCGCGCAAGGGATCGGTGATCCTGTACCGGAGCGATCTGCTCCATGCCGGGCCGGACAACCGCTCGCCCGCCCCCCGGCGGTTCTTCGGGATGAGCATCGCGCGCGATGTCATCGAACACAAATACTGGCACGATGGCTATTCGCCGCACCCCACCCTTACCGCCCAGCCCTTGTGCTTCGGCGATCTTCTCGACTTCCCCGGTCTCCCCGCATCGTCAGCGGCGCCGAGCCGCCGGGTCGCCGGGCTGGCGGATTGA